In Candidatus Methylomirabilota bacterium, a single window of DNA contains:
- a CDS encoding formylmethanofuran dehydrogenase subunit A — translation MGRSLRIVGGEVYDPANGIDGTIKEICVEDGKIVESCTAPAEVIDASNLVVMPGGVDIHTHIGSPAVNAARGFRPEDHRHMLFSAKPGMRSGVGSTVPSTFATGYLYAQMGYTTVMEGANAPIGVRHTHEELIDIPIVDKGLYIELGSNEFILKFIKAGEMEKVKRYVAWLLRSLKAYGVKLVNPGGVEQWKYGKDIANLDDKVHYFDVTPRQILKALSWANESLGLPHSIHLHANSLGTPNNYLTTLDTMRTLEGARLHVAHAQFHSYGGENWGGFCSKATEIAEYINTHPNITTDIGQIVFGDATTITADGPWQYRLYKLSKNKWYNQDIEVESGCGIVPYTYRENNFVNALQWAIGLELFLLIRDPWRVFLSTDHPNGGPFYFYPWIIRLLMDKPFRDEMLKRVHKRVMPETILSSLDREYTLNEIAIISRAGPARALGLTHKGHLGVGADADITIYSKDSDKEQMFEHPVYVIKGGEMVLRDGEIVHSPDGKTLFVIPPEVGEMDPTFKTEFENYYTIRYQNFPIDIEDIPNREAIPVGAPR, via the coding sequence ATGGGACGCTCATTACGAATTGTCGGCGGCGAGGTCTACGACCCGGCGAACGGGATCGATGGGACCATTAAAGAGATCTGTGTTGAGGATGGAAAGATCGTAGAGTCCTGCACCGCGCCTGCCGAGGTCATTGACGCCAGTAACTTGGTGGTTATGCCAGGTGGTGTCGATATTCATACCCACATCGGCAGTCCGGCGGTCAACGCGGCTCGCGGGTTCAGGCCGGAGGACCACCGGCATATGCTGTTCAGTGCGAAACCCGGCATGAGATCCGGCGTTGGTTCTACGGTCCCTTCTACATTTGCGACCGGCTACCTGTATGCTCAGATGGGCTATACCACGGTGATGGAGGGCGCAAACGCCCCCATCGGCGTTCGGCATACCCATGAGGAGTTGATCGACATCCCGATCGTAGATAAGGGGCTGTATATCGAATTGGGGAGTAATGAGTTTATTCTGAAGTTCATCAAGGCCGGCGAGATGGAGAAGGTCAAGCGATATGTCGCCTGGCTCCTCCGGTCGTTGAAGGCCTATGGCGTGAAACTGGTCAACCCCGGCGGGGTAGAGCAGTGGAAGTACGGGAAGGATATCGCGAATCTTGACGACAAGGTCCATTATTTCGACGTGACGCCGCGCCAGATTCTGAAGGCGCTCTCCTGGGCCAACGAAAGCCTCGGGTTGCCTCACTCGATCCACCTGCACGCCAATAGCCTGGGCACACCCAATAATTACCTGACGACCTTAGACACGATGCGGACGCTCGAGGGCGCACGGCTCCACGTGGCGCACGCGCAGTTTCACAGTTACGGCGGGGAAAACTGGGGCGGCTTCTGCTCAAAGGCGACTGAAATCGCGGAGTATATCAACACCCATCCCAACATCACGACGGACATCGGTCAGATCGTCTTCGGCGATGCCACTACCATCACGGCGGACGGCCCGTGGCAGTACCGGTTGTACAAGCTCAGTAAGAATAAGTGGTACAACCAGGACATAGAGGTAGAGTCAGGGTGCGGGATCGTCCCGTACACATATCGAGAGAATAACTTTGTGAACGCCCTTCAATGGGCCATTGGGCTGGAGCTCTTTCTCCTGATCCGTGATCCGTGGCGGGTGTTCCTCTCCACCGATCATCCCAACGGCGGTCCCTTCTACTTCTATCCCTGGATCATCAGGTTGCTCATGGACAAACCGTTCCGGGATGAGATGCTGAAGCGTGTTCACAAGCGTGTGATGCCCGAGACCATCCTGTCGTCCCTTGACCGTGAGTACACCCTGAATGAGATTGCCATCATCTCCAGGGCGGGTCCAGCGAGAGCATTGGGGCTCACGCACAAGGGCCACCTGGGGGTCGGAGCGGATGCCGACATTACGATCTATTCCAAAGATAGCGATAAGGAACAGATGTTTGAGCACCCGGTCTATGTCATCAAGGGCGGAGAGATGGTCCTTCGAGATGGTGAGATCGTTCATAGCCCTGACGGGAAGACGCTGTTTGTTATCCCGCCTGAAGTCGGCGAGATGGATCCGACCTTTAAGACCGAATTCGAAAACTACTATACGATCCGGTACCAGAATTTCCCAATCGATATTGAGGACATCCCCAACCGAGAGGCGATCCCTGTGGGAGCGCCTCGATGA
- a CDS encoding formylmethanofuran dehydrogenase subunit B: MAESVAVKEPAVKEPYVMTGVVCPFCGVTCDDLEVKVENGKIVEVKNACVLGKATFLHHLEGLSTPRIHGKPATVDECIDAAAEILAKAKYPLIYGLDSTELGAQRASIELADLIGANIDHTSSVCHAPSYQAVMTVGIPTCTSGETKNRADLVIFWGCNPAEAHPRHATRYSVTVKGMFTPKGKKDRMVIHVDVRPTPTTRIADAFIQMKPNSDYEVISALRALVRGHELPQAEVGGIPVDELKALVEKMKSAKFGIIYWGMGLTQTRGKYLNLVALLKLAQDLNQFTKFSCAAMRGHGNVVGMAQVLTWQTGFPFHVNMSRGYPRFNPGEFSVVDMLARKEIDASLVIAGDAIGNFPGSMGEHLKSIPLIAIDPKESDTTRVADIVIPSAQGAIGAGGMAYRMDHIPLLFKKVVESPYPSDREILERIIAKIKAIKSHSNAAPAPAGRG; the protein is encoded by the coding sequence ATGGCTGAGAGCGTTGCCGTGAAAGAACCGGCTGTGAAAGAACCGTATGTGATGACGGGCGTCGTGTGCCCCTTCTGCGGTGTGACGTGTGACGATCTTGAGGTCAAGGTCGAGAATGGGAAGATCGTAGAGGTTAAGAATGCCTGCGTCCTGGGTAAAGCCACCTTTCTCCATCACCTGGAGGGGTTGTCGACCCCGAGGATTCATGGAAAACCGGCGACGGTTGATGAGTGCATCGATGCGGCGGCAGAGATTCTCGCCAAGGCCAAGTACCCCCTCATCTATGGACTCGACTCGACCGAGCTGGGCGCGCAGCGGGCGTCGATCGAGCTGGCCGATCTGATCGGTGCGAATATCGACCATACCTCCTCGGTCTGTCACGCGCCGAGCTATCAGGCGGTGATGACCGTCGGCATCCCGACCTGCACGTCTGGAGAGACGAAGAACCGGGCCGATCTGGTGATCTTTTGGGGTTGTAATCCGGCCGAGGCTCACCCACGGCACGCCACTCGTTACTCGGTCACCGTCAAGGGGATGTTCACCCCCAAGGGTAAGAAGGACCGGATGGTCATTCATGTCGATGTCAGGCCGACGCCGACCACACGAATCGCCGACGCCTTTATCCAGATGAAACCGAACTCCGACTACGAGGTCATCTCTGCGCTCAGGGCGCTTGTGAGGGGCCACGAACTGCCGCAGGCCGAGGTTGGAGGCATACCAGTCGATGAGTTGAAAGCGCTTGTAGAGAAAATGAAGAGCGCCAAGTTCGGGATCATCTATTGGGGGATGGGTCTGACCCAGACCAGAGGAAAATACCTGAATCTTGTTGCGCTGCTCAAGCTCGCTCAAGATCTCAACCAGTTTACAAAGTTTTCGTGCGCGGCGATGAGGGGTCACGGGAATGTGGTGGGAATGGCACAGGTGCTGACATGGCAAACCGGCTTTCCGTTCCACGTCAACATGAGTCGCGGCTATCCCCGATTCAACCCCGGAGAATTTTCTGTAGTCGATATGTTGGCCCGTAAAGAGATCGATGCGTCGCTAGTGATCGCGGGTGACGCCATCGGGAACTTTCCCGGCAGTATGGGGGAGCATCTCAAATCAATCCCGCTGATTGCCATCGATCCTAAAGAGAGCGATACGACCAGAGTCGCCGACATCGTGATTCCGTCGGCGCAGGGCGCCATCGGTGCCGGAGGAATGGCGTACAGGATGGATCACATCCCCCTGTTGTTCAAAAAGGTGGTTGAGTCACCCTACCCATCGGATCGGGAGATCCTTGAGCGCATTATCGCAAAGATAAAGGCGATAAAGAGTCATAGCAATGCCGCTCCCGCCCCGGCCGGTAGAGGCTGA
- the fhcD gene encoding formylmethanofuran--tetrahydromethanopterin N-formyltransferase yields the protein MEINGVCIDETYAEAFGAYAGRVLITACSKAWALEAARSMAGFGTSVIGCGCEVSIEGIEPQETPDDRPGVSVLLFAMSKKAVQEQLINRIGQCVMTAPSSACYNALEAEDRLSIGGKLKFFGDGFQISKRFDSRMTGNGTGPRRFWRIPVMDGEFIVEDRFGVQKGVAGGNFLLLGSELSGTLQGAERAIEAMRKVRGVIMPFPGGIVRSGSKVGSRYKFLNASSNTAFCPSLRGAVRSELPEGVGAVLEIVIDGLTPEAVGEAMRVGIRAACGPGVMKISAGNYGGKLGKHHFHLHQLLAEG from the coding sequence ATGGAGATTAATGGTGTTTGCATCGACGAGACATATGCAGAGGCATTCGGCGCTTATGCCGGCCGGGTACTGATTACCGCGTGCAGCAAGGCGTGGGCCCTGGAGGCGGCGCGGAGCATGGCAGGTTTCGGCACGTCAGTCATTGGCTGCGGCTGTGAAGTGAGTATCGAGGGGATCGAGCCTCAGGAGACTCCTGATGACCGCCCCGGCGTAAGTGTGCTGCTGTTTGCCATGTCAAAAAAGGCGGTTCAGGAGCAGCTTATCAACCGGATCGGCCAGTGCGTGATGACCGCTCCTTCCTCGGCCTGTTACAACGCCTTGGAGGCGGAAGATCGTCTGTCGATAGGGGGCAAGCTCAAGTTCTTCGGCGACGGATTTCAGATCAGCAAACGATTCGACTCGCGGATGACCGGCAATGGGACCGGACCTCGCCGTTTCTGGCGGATTCCTGTAATGGACGGTGAGTTTATTGTCGAAGACCGGTTCGGCGTACAAAAGGGTGTCGCCGGCGGCAACTTCTTGTTGTTGGGAAGCGAGCTGTCCGGAACCCTGCAGGGCGCGGAGCGGGCAATTGAGGCGATGCGAAAGGTGCGAGGCGTGATTATGCCCTTCCCCGGCGGTATCGTCAGATCCGGCAGTAAGGTTGGCTCCCGCTACAAGTTCCTCAATGCCTCAAGCAACACGGCTTTCTGTCCATCGCTGAGAGGGGCGGTCCGGAGTGAACTGCCGGAAGGGGTCGGGGCGGTCCTTGAGATCGTCATCGATGGCCTGACGCCGGAGGCGGTAGGAGAGGCCATGCGGGTTGGTATTCGAGCCGCGTGCGGTCCAGGTGTCATGAAGATCTCCGCCGGTAACTACGGCGGAAAGCTGGGAAAACATCACTTTCACCTCCATCAGCTATTAGCTGAAGGCTGA
- a CDS encoding RimK family alpha-L-glutamate ligase, protein MKIGILADRKAWHVEALAKALARRGCQTDFLPITRLVARAPGDPLVAIDGQPLESYDALLVRTIPEGSLEQIVFRMNALHRLEASGIRIMNRPSPLEQTVDKYYTSSLLASRGLPTPKTIVAEGFDEAIAAFHELSDVVVKPLFGAGGRGMMRLCDADVAYRVFRALALTRSIFYIQEFVPHGDYDLRGLVIGDRVVAAMRRRSEGWRHNVSQGARPEPHVMDDEATGLCLEASRLLGTDYAGIDLLQTSHGYTVVEVNSIPGWSGLQRTTEIEIAQEVADHLLRQLQP, encoded by the coding sequence ATGAAGATCGGGATCCTCGCCGATAGAAAAGCGTGGCACGTCGAGGCCCTTGCGAAGGCGCTGGCGCGACGCGGTTGCCAGACCGACTTTTTGCCGATTACCCGGCTGGTGGCCCGCGCTCCAGGTGATCCGCTTGTCGCGATCGATGGCCAACCCCTCGAATCGTACGATGCACTGCTGGTTCGAACGATTCCGGAAGGGTCATTAGAGCAGATCGTCTTCAGGATGAACGCACTGCACCGTCTGGAAGCGTCAGGGATTCGGATCATGAATCGGCCGAGCCCGCTGGAACAGACCGTCGATAAGTATTATACGTCCAGTCTGCTTGCGTCACGCGGCCTGCCAACTCCGAAGACCATAGTAGCTGAGGGGTTCGACGAGGCGATAGCGGCGTTCCACGAACTTAGCGACGTGGTCGTCAAGCCGCTTTTCGGCGCCGGGGGAAGAGGGATGATGCGACTCTGCGACGCCGATGTCGCCTATCGAGTCTTTCGCGCCCTCGCGCTGACTCGGAGCATCTTCTACATCCAGGAATTTGTCCCGCATGGCGATTACGATCTGAGGGGTCTGGTGATCGGAGATCGGGTGGTTGCGGCCATGCGTCGGCGGTCGGAAGGGTGGCGGCATAATGTCTCTCAGGGTGCGCGACCGGAGCCTCACGTTATGGATGACGAGGCAACCGGTCTCTGCCTCGAAGCGAGTAGACTCCTCGGGACCGATTATGCCGGGATCGACCTGCTTCAGACCTCTCACGGTTACACGGTTGTGGAGGTCAACAGCATTCCCGGCTGGTCCGGCCTGCAGCGGACTACGGAGATCGAGATCGCTCAAGAGGTCGCCGATCACCTGCTCAGGCAACTGCAACCATAA
- a CDS encoding formylmethanofuran dehydrogenase, whose amino-acid sequence MSETQFILITGRSTKQGSSAHLGKEAQEYRDEVSTLQMNLKDIEALGLQDGVQARVKSNYGSIVVKLKKTDIPQGIVFIPYGELSNALIGPDTQATGMPDSKGITVEVERHG is encoded by the coding sequence GTGTCTGAAACACAGTTTATATTGATTACCGGTCGATCGACCAAGCAGGGAAGTTCAGCCCATCTAGGTAAGGAAGCCCAAGAGTACCGAGACGAGGTCTCGACCTTGCAGATGAACCTCAAGGATATTGAAGCGTTAGGGTTACAGGACGGGGTTCAGGCGCGGGTCAAATCGAACTACGGTTCGATCGTGGTCAAATTGAAAAAAACCGATATCCCGCAGGGGATCGTCTTTATTCCTTATGGAGAACTGAGTAACGCCCTGATCGGTCCGGATACCCAGGCTACAGGGATGCCGGATTCGAAGGGGATCACGGTGGAGGTTGAACGCCATGGCTGA
- a CDS encoding triphosphoribosyl-dephospho-CoA synthase, which produces MSPADKVSLAAQLACLLEVSADKPGNVTPFADFADTRYTDFLASSIVLGQVLRKAATVAIGSLVLDAVRETKRLVGRNTNLGIALLFVPLAKAALRKGRRSLRSSLRSVLTALTPYDGQRVYEAIRLAAPGGLGQADQLDVRATHGRVPLLEAMRASADRDSIAREYVTDFEITFTIGAPTLERSLRESGDPEAAVIQTCLTLLSRVPDSLIARKCGAREAARISREAGKILAIGGVYTEQGWRRLRRWDRALRRDDNRLNPGTTADLTASALFVVALERGGEFVLGGSAR; this is translated from the coding sequence ATGTCGCCGGCCGACAAAGTCTCCCTCGCTGCTCAACTCGCCTGCCTCCTGGAGGTGAGCGCCGATAAGCCCGGGAACGTTACCCCATTCGCCGACTTCGCCGATACGCGCTATACCGATTTTCTCGCCAGTTCCATCGTCCTTGGACAGGTCCTGCGGAAAGCGGCCACCGTAGCGATCGGTTCATTGGTCCTTGACGCGGTTCGAGAGACGAAGCGGCTGGTCGGCCGGAACACCAACCTTGGTATCGCGCTCCTCTTTGTTCCGCTGGCAAAGGCGGCCTTGCGCAAAGGACGCCGATCCCTTCGGTCCAGCCTTCGGAGTGTGCTGACTGCCCTCACGCCCTACGATGGACAACGAGTTTACGAGGCGATTCGCCTGGCAGCACCCGGCGGCCTCGGACAGGCGGATCAGTTGGATGTCCGGGCAACGCATGGCAGGGTGCCGCTCCTTGAGGCGATGCGCGCGTCGGCTGATCGGGATTCGATCGCGCGCGAGTATGTTACCGACTTCGAGATTACCTTTACCATCGGTGCTCCGACCCTCGAGCGCTCTCTCCGGGAGTCAGGCGATCCGGAAGCTGCGGTCATTCAGACCTGTCTGACGCTGCTGTCGCGCGTACCGGATTCGCTCATTGCGCGTAAATGCGGAGCGCGCGAGGCCGCCAGGATCTCGCGGGAGGCGGGCAAGATCCTCGCTATCGGCGGGGTCTATACTGAGCAGGGTTGGCGAAGACTTCGGCGTTGGGATCGCGCTCTCCGCAGAGACGACAACCGACTCAATCCGGGGACCACCGCGGACCTGACCGCCTCGGCGCTCTTTGTGGTGGCGTTGGAGCGGGGGGGCGAATTTGTGCTGGGTGGCAGCGCACGTTGA
- a CDS encoding bifunctional acetate--CoA ligase family protein/GNAT family N-acetyltransferase, translating to MSGLDKIVSPKTIAVIGASEHTGSVGRAIMENLLAQKTASIFPVNPNRKKILGIDACTQIAAVPKPVDLAVIATPASTVPDLVGECGEAGVGGIVIISAGFKEVGEKGKRLEDRIRETRKRYGMRIIGPNCLGVIRPVTGLNASFLKARPDAGRIAFISQSGALGSAILDWAMHAHVGFSLFASLGSMIDVDFGDLIDFLGDDPNTKSIMLYMEAVGNAKKFISAARGFARNKPIIVLKPGKFAESAQAALSHTGSMGGEDRTYDAAFKRIGVVRVRDISDLFNVAEVLHAKHLPKGCEIAIVTNAGGAGVIATDMLIGLGGRLARLTDDSTRALDAHLPAYWSKANPVDILGDADRERYETAVTTCLDDPGVNGVITIYTPQGATQPDELARRFTEIADQSRKPFITVWMGGEQVEGARNTTLQHNIPTYATPEEAVKTYLYMYRYGRNLELLYETPGQLSVDQAPPKHNLKAFIAELYKEGRMLLTENESKRFLVNYGVPTVKPHLTKNLEEALSLANLVGYPVVLKIVSPDISHKSDVGGVVIGIDSDRELKNNYERLMKRVQKKAPQASISGISVQQMVEKVDYELILGMKKDKEFGAVILFGMGGIGVEMFQDFSIGLPPLNQTLARRLMEETKVFRMIQGYRGRPPADMQQLEQILTSFSNLVVDFPEIAEIDINPLAISEGKACALDARIILDPAGLGHTDGYPHLVITPYPARYVAPWRLTDGTEVLLRPIRPEDEPLEREMLSTLSEETLRGRFFQVLKKITHEMLIRFCNIDYDREMAIVAELREGEKKRIIGIGRLIIEPDCTSSEFAVVVHDDFQGKGLGYKLVDMLIGVAQDKGLGEVTGTVLTDNTNMLRVCETLGFKISHEPEGVSKVRLILK from the coding sequence ATGAGTGGCCTGGATAAAATCGTCAGTCCGAAGACCATTGCCGTTATCGGTGCCTCTGAGCATACAGGTTCCGTGGGACGGGCCATCATGGAGAATCTCCTCGCGCAAAAGACTGCGTCGATCTTTCCGGTGAATCCGAACCGAAAAAAGATCCTGGGGATAGATGCCTGTACCCAAATTGCGGCGGTCCCGAAGCCGGTCGATCTTGCCGTGATTGCCACGCCTGCGTCCACAGTTCCCGATCTTGTTGGAGAGTGCGGAGAGGCCGGAGTGGGGGGGATCGTCATCATCTCCGCAGGGTTCAAGGAGGTCGGTGAAAAGGGCAAGAGGTTGGAGGATCGGATCCGGGAGACCCGGAAACGGTACGGTATGAGAATCATCGGGCCCAATTGTCTCGGTGTCATCCGGCCCGTCACCGGGCTGAACGCCTCTTTTCTGAAAGCCCGTCCTGACGCCGGGCGGATCGCCTTTATCTCCCAGAGTGGAGCGCTGGGGAGCGCGATCCTCGACTGGGCCATGCATGCCCATGTCGGTTTCAGCCTCTTTGCCTCTCTCGGCTCTATGATCGATGTCGATTTTGGGGATCTGATCGATTTCCTCGGCGATGATCCGAACACGAAAAGTATCATGCTCTATATGGAGGCGGTCGGGAACGCGAAGAAGTTCATCAGCGCCGCCAGGGGGTTTGCGAGGAACAAACCGATCATCGTGTTAAAGCCCGGAAAATTCGCCGAGAGCGCACAGGCTGCGTTGTCTCATACCGGATCGATGGGGGGTGAAGATCGAACATACGATGCCGCCTTCAAACGGATCGGCGTTGTCAGGGTGAGAGATATTTCGGATCTGTTTAATGTGGCTGAGGTCCTGCATGCAAAGCATCTCCCGAAAGGGTGCGAGATCGCGATTGTTACCAATGCAGGAGGAGCCGGGGTCATTGCGACGGACATGTTGATAGGGCTGGGCGGAAGGCTCGCACGACTGACGGATGACAGCACCAGGGCGCTGGACGCCCATCTTCCCGCATATTGGAGTAAGGCAAACCCGGTGGATATCCTGGGGGATGCGGATAGAGAGCGGTACGAGACGGCCGTCACCACCTGCCTGGATGATCCCGGCGTGAACGGCGTGATTACCATCTATACGCCGCAGGGGGCCACACAACCGGACGAACTCGCCAGGCGCTTCACCGAGATCGCCGATCAGAGCCGTAAACCATTCATTACCGTCTGGATGGGCGGGGAGCAGGTCGAAGGCGCGCGGAATACCACCCTTCAACACAACATCCCCACATATGCGACGCCGGAAGAGGCCGTGAAGACCTACCTCTACATGTACCGGTACGGGCGGAACCTCGAGCTCCTGTATGAAACCCCTGGGCAATTATCGGTAGACCAGGCGCCGCCCAAACATAACCTCAAGGCCTTCATCGCCGAGCTGTACAAAGAGGGGCGGATGCTCCTGACGGAGAACGAATCGAAGCGGTTTCTCGTGAATTACGGTGTTCCCACCGTCAAGCCGCATCTCACGAAGAATCTGGAAGAAGCCCTGAGTCTGGCGAATTTGGTCGGTTACCCGGTTGTGCTGAAGATCGTGTCCCCCGATATCTCTCATAAAAGCGACGTCGGCGGTGTGGTCATCGGGATCGATTCCGACCGTGAGCTGAAGAATAATTATGAACGTCTGATGAAAAGGGTTCAGAAGAAAGCCCCGCAGGCGAGCATCTCGGGGATCTCCGTTCAGCAGATGGTGGAAAAGGTCGATTACGAACTGATCCTGGGGATGAAAAAGGATAAAGAGTTCGGTGCGGTGATCCTCTTTGGAATGGGGGGAATCGGGGTAGAGATGTTTCAGGACTTCTCCATCGGTCTGCCGCCGTTGAACCAGACCCTTGCGAGAAGGCTGATGGAGGAGACGAAGGTCTTCAGGATGATCCAGGGCTATCGGGGGAGGCCCCCTGCGGATATGCAGCAGTTGGAGCAGATTCTGACGAGCTTTTCTAATCTAGTCGTCGATTTTCCGGAGATCGCCGAGATCGATATCAACCCACTCGCCATCTCCGAAGGCAAGGCCTGCGCCCTCGATGCCAGAATCATCCTCGATCCGGCGGGCCTGGGACACACCGACGGCTATCCCCATCTCGTCATTACCCCGTATCCTGCGCGATATGTGGCCCCATGGCGATTGACCGACGGGACCGAGGTACTCTTGAGGCCGATCCGACCGGAGGACGAACCTCTGGAGCGTGAGATGCTCTCGACCCTCTCCGAGGAGACATTGCGGGGGAGGTTCTTTCAGGTCTTAAAGAAGATCACGCATGAGATGCTGATTCGGTTCTGCAATATCGATTACGACCGGGAGATGGCGATTGTGGCGGAGCTGAGAGAGGGGGAGAAAAAACGGATTATCGGCATCGGACGGTTGATCATTGAGCCGGATTGCACGAGCAGCGAGTTTGCCGTTGTGGTGCACGATGATTTTCAGGGCAAAGGCCTGGGCTACAAACTGGTGGACATGCTGATTGGTGTGGCCCAGGATAAGGGGCTGGGAGAGGTCACCGGCACCGTCCTCACCGACAACACCAACATGCTTCGGGTGTGCGAGACGCTCGGATTCAAGATCAGCCATGAGCCTGAAGGGGTGAGCAAGGTCAGGCTGATATTGAAGTAA
- a CDS encoding methenyltetrahydromethanopterin cyclohydrolase, translating into MSLSLNRQAVEILNRMSARASALGISVSTLKNGARLVDLGVKVPGGLLAGKGLAEICLGGLGEVSFLPLDYGDFSFSGISVAIDGPVLPCLGSQYAGWRVHRGKFFGMGSGPARALARTEELYETIRIRDDADSAVLVLESGRLPDEEVAEYVAEKCGVKPDRVSLAVAATRSVAGAVQIAARSVETAMHKLFELDFDVTKTLSGFGTCPIATPSADDLTAIGRTNDCVLYGSKVYLTVSSTDDEIAALIDKIPSCASRDYGQLFRDLFKRYDGDFYKIDPFLFSPAKIAITNAASGRTFRAGRFNAELLQTSLLS; encoded by the coding sequence GTGTCGCTCAGTCTGAATCGCCAGGCGGTTGAGATTCTTAATAGGATGTCGGCTCGAGCCTCCGCGCTCGGGATCTCGGTCTCGACGTTGAAGAACGGTGCCAGACTCGTCGATCTTGGGGTCAAGGTGCCGGGGGGGTTGCTGGCGGGGAAAGGGCTGGCGGAGATCTGCCTCGGCGGACTTGGGGAGGTCTCGTTCCTTCCGCTGGATTATGGCGACTTCTCGTTTTCCGGCATCAGCGTGGCGATCGACGGTCCGGTGCTCCCGTGCCTTGGTTCACAGTATGCCGGTTGGCGGGTCCATCGCGGGAAGTTTTTCGGGATGGGGTCGGGGCCAGCCCGGGCGCTGGCCAGGACCGAGGAGCTCTACGAAACGATCCGCATCCGGGACGACGCCGACTCAGCAGTTCTGGTGCTGGAGAGCGGGCGACTGCCGGATGAAGAGGTGGCCGAGTACGTGGCCGAGAAGTGCGGCGTCAAGCCGGATCGGGTCTCGTTGGCGGTCGCGGCCACGCGAAGTGTAGCCGGCGCGGTACAGATTGCGGCGCGGTCGGTCGAGACCGCCATGCACAAACTGTTCGAACTCGACTTTGACGTCACCAAGACGCTCAGTGGCTTTGGAACCTGTCCTATTGCCACCCCTTCTGCCGACGATCTGACGGCTATCGGACGGACCAACGACTGTGTGTTGTACGGCAGCAAGGTCTATCTGACGGTGTCGTCGACCGATGACGAGATCGCGGCGTTGATCGATAAGATTCCGTCCTGCGCGTCGCGGGACTATGGTCAGTTGTTCCGCGACCTGTTTAAGCGGTATGACGGCGACTTCTACAAGATCGATCCGTTCCTCTTCAGTCCGGCCAAGATCGCCATTACCAATGCCGCCAGCGGCCGAACCTTCAGGGCCGGGCGCTTCAATGCCGAACTGCTCCAGACTTCTCTCCTTAGTTGA
- a CDS encoding formylmethanofuran dehydrogenase subunit C yields MSPVVLHTKEIPTNIPLEAESISPDLFVERSQAEIEAMPVALGNESHRLGDFFKVEGERSDEIIIEGCAGRVKWIGSGMTRGRVVVRGDAGMHAGSYMRGGEILIEGNADDFLGVEMQGGLIRVTGNARHRVGAAYRGSKYGMQGGIIIVGGNVGHEVGAYMRRGLIVIKGNAEDFLGAMMTNGTICLFGQAGIRTGGGMQKGTIVCLRPVDLLPTFAYDCTYAPVFLRMLFKGLTQLGVEPPVPTNGLVRRYHGDLADVGKGEILIAA; encoded by the coding sequence ATGTCACCAGTCGTACTTCATACAAAAGAGATTCCGACGAATATCCCGCTTGAGGCTGAGTCGATCTCGCCCGATCTGTTCGTCGAGCGCAGCCAGGCCGAGATCGAGGCGATGCCCGTCGCATTGGGAAATGAGAGCCACCGACTTGGCGACTTCTTCAAGGTCGAGGGGGAGCGGTCGGACGAGATCATCATTGAGGGCTGCGCGGGACGGGTGAAGTGGATCGGCTCCGGAATGACGCGAGGTCGGGTCGTCGTCCGTGGCGATGCCGGGATGCATGCCGGGTCGTACATGCGAGGCGGCGAGATCCTCATCGAAGGCAATGCCGACGATTTCCTCGGTGTCGAAATGCAAGGTGGGCTGATCCGCGTCACGGGTAATGCCAGGCATCGCGTCGGAGCCGCCTATCGGGGCAGCAAGTACGGCATGCAGGGCGGGATTATCATAGTCGGGGGGAACGTCGGGCATGAAGTGGGCGCCTATATGCGGCGAGGCCTCATCGTCATCAAAGGGAATGCCGAGGACTTCCTGGGAGCCATGATGACGAACGGGACGATCTGTCTGTTTGGCCAGGCAGGCATCAGGACAGGAGGTGGAATGCAGAAGGGGACGATCGTCTGCCTGCGGCCCGTTGACCTGCTGCCGACCTTTGCCTACGACTGCACCTATGCGCCGGTCTTTCTCCGAATGCTGTTCAAAGGGCTCACGCAACTTGGGGTGGAGCCTCCCGTTCCTACGAATGGCCTGGTTCGACGCTACCATGGGGACCTGGCCGATGTCGGTAAGGGCGAAATCCTGATCGCCGCCTGA